In Deltaproteobacteria bacterium, the genomic stretch GCTGATCGCTTGGCCATGGCCCGGGCCTGGGCCGCGTTCACGCTCTGGGCCGGTGGGGCCCCAACCCCCGAGGCCGAGACCACCATCCGGCCCCAGTCCACCTGACCGGTGTCACCGATTCGCTCCACGATTCCAAAGGCCAGGCCCAGACCCGGGAGGAGCAGGACCATCATCCAGCCAACACCAATGGAAAGGGTTTTCATCATGACGCGCCTCCTTGGACCGGAACCGGTCGGCAGTTTTCGGGCGGAGTCTCCAGCACCGGTTCCAGCACCAGATCGTCCCCCAGGAACAGGGCCGGATCGGGCTTGGGCGAGCCCCACCAGTTGCCTCCGAGATCGACCTGCATCGGAGTGTGTTTTTGAACTTCGAAAGGCAGGTTCCCGGAAAAAATAGTATTTCGGGCCGAGATGGAAACCCCCTCTCCCTCCAGGACCAGGCCTCCCATGCCCCGACAGTTCTCCACCCGACAGCACTGGAGGACCGGCTTTGACCTGGCCCGGGCAAAGATCCCGGCCTGGTGGCAGTCACGCACCGTGACGTGCTCCAACCTCGGCGAACAATTCCTGATCTCTATACCGACGGCCGCGCCCTCTATGAGCAGATGCTGGAGGAGAACCTCTCCGTCTCCGGACAAGATCAGCCCCGTGAACCCGCTTTGCTGGCCTTCGCCGGTCAGACCGAAAAACCGCACCGGACGATCCTTTCGTCCGTACACCGACAACCGGCCTCCGAGCACCGACAGTCCGGCCCCAGGCTCGAACTGGACAACCGTACCCGGCTCCACGGCCAGATCGGCCCCGGGTCCGACCACCCATTCACCGCGGACCGTGTATGGCCCACCGGACGCCGTAAGCAGCACCCTGCCCTCCAGCGTTCCGGACAAAAGCCCTGACAGGGTCGGCCGGGTCGTGAGATCCGGCTCGGGCAACGGCATTCCTTGTGCCGTGGCCGATGGAACGCTCAGGTTTCCGGCCCGATCCCGGGCCACGATCCGGATGAAGACCGGATCGAAATTGAAGAGATCGGGAACCTCGGCCTCGTTGAACTCGGTGTCGGCCAGCAGGACGAAACCCGAGGCCGGGGTCGAGCTGTAATGAACCCGGTATCCGGCCACGTCTTGATCGGGGCTTGGAATCCAGGCCACATGGACCTTGCCGTCCAGGGATGTCGTCCGAAGCCCCGTGGGAGGGGCCGGGGGAACGGCGTCGATGTCCACCACCCCGACCAGATCGACCTGGGAAGAGCGGCCTCCGTGCCTGCCCCGAAGGTATCCGGTCGGGATCAGGCCCCGGGCCTCCTCGCCAGGCTGGACAAGATAATTCCCCTCGTAGATCTCTCGCTCGTCCAGGGTCTTCCGGATGGCCTCACGCAGATCGTCGGTCAGCTCGTGGCCGGTGCTCCGGTAGCGATCCTCCACCTGGGCCGCCACCTGGTTCCAGATACCCTGCCGGACCGTGGCCGACACCGGTTTCAAAGGGATGGCCAACCGGAAGTCGCCGAGATCGGCCCAGGCGTCGCCCCCGGGCTCGCCGATCATCCGGAAACCCACCCGGTCCCCGGACTTGAACGGCTTGCCCGTATTGAGGCAGACAAACAAATCCAGTTCCGGCCCCAGGGCCAGTTCGGCGCGCATCTCTCCGGTCAGGGCGATGGTGCTGACGATCTCCCGGAACAAGCTGTCGGTCTGGGCAAGCATGGCCTCGCCCCGGAGATTCCAGGCCGAGAACACCGCGTTGATGACCAGGCCGATGGGCGTCAGGGCCACCCCTCCGGCCACGGCCCGGCTGACGTGCTTGGCCCGCCATAAAAAATCCCCGGTCTTCAGATCGATCATGCGGACCTCACAGCCCACGGCCACCTGGGAGACGATGCCGGCGAAGACCCGGTCGAAGTGGGTGACCTCGCCGATCACGGCCGCGTCGGCATCGAGAATCCGGGCCAGGCGAGCCGGATCGTCCTTGATCATGGCCTTGATCTTCTCCGGTTCGTCCAGCCCGGCCTCGGCAAGGCGCCGGTCCACGTCCATGAGTTCCACGTCCCGGAAGGGCAGGGACGAAATATGATTGTAGAGCCCCCGGCGGACGATCTCGGCCGGGTTTTCCTCGTCGAGTTCGATGGACCAGGCGTCGGCCTTGGCCTTGACAAAGGGCAGAACGGCCACAGACCGTGGAGGGGAGCCCTCCATCAGGGCCGTGTTCTCGAACTCGCCCTTGAAAAACTTGTAGGCCTCGCTGGTCACGGCCACCATGGGCTCCTTGCGGCTACCGATCTGGGCGCAGCCCCCTGCCAGAATCATGGCCAGGACCAGTAAAACCAAAATCCGAATCTTCATGTCTTTCCCCCCAAATTGTGATCGAGCAGGGATTTGGTCCGTGTATACGGGGAAAAAACCTAGGCTGTCCAGACGAAAAAGGCGTGGGAACGGGGGCCTTTCATCGCTGCCTATCCTTGCTTGGCCCGGCGTCACCGATCAGGCCCAGTGTCGTCAGGACCTGCGGACAGATCCGGGAACAGGCCTCGGCCACCTCCGGATCGTAAAGTCTCCCTCGGCCTTGGCATATTTCCTCCAAGGCTCGCTCCGGCCCCAGGCCGGGCCGGTAGGGCCGGTGGCTCAGCATGGCGTCCACCGTATCGGCCACGGCCACGATCCGGGCCTCGAGGCAGATGTCGTATCCGCGAAGTCCTTGAGGGTAGCCCGACCCATCCAAGCGCTCATGGTGTTCCAGGACCACCCGGCTGATGGGCCAGTAAAAGTCCACCCCTCGCAGGGCCTGATAGCCCACGGCCGGATGGGTTTTGATGATGGCGAATTCCAATTCCGTCAACCGCCCGGGCTTGTTCAGATACTCGGCCGGGACCGTGATCTTGCCGATGTCGTGGACCAGGGCGGACATGCGTATCCCGGTCACCCGGTCCTTTTCCAGGCCCATTTCCTCGGCCAGGGCCGAGGAAATGGCGGCCACGTTGCGCTGATGCCCGGCCGTGTACGGATCCCGGCTCTCCACCAGGGCCACGAAAGCGGCGATGATGCCCTCCATGGACCGTTTGATTCTGGTCAGGGCCTGAACCTCAGCCCTGGCCATGCGGTCCCGATGCCCTTCCAGCCCGGAGTCCACGGCCGAAGCCAGATCGCCCATTGATATGGGCTTGGTCAGGACCCGGAAGGCCCTGCAGCGGTTCACGGCCTGCATGGCGTACTCCAGATCGGCATACCCCGTTAGGATCATTCGGATCATGTC encodes the following:
- a CDS encoding HD-GYP domain-containing protein, with the protein product MILTGYADLEYAMQAVNRCRAFRVLTKPISMGDLASAVDSGLEGHRDRMARAEVQALTRIKRSMEGIIAAFVALVESRDPYTAGHQRNVAAISSALAEEMGLEKDRVTGIRMSALVHDIGKITVPAEYLNKPGRLTELEFAIIKTHPAVGYQALRGVDFYWPISRVVLEHHERLDGSGYPQGLRGYDICLEARIVAVADTVDAMLSHRPYRPGLGPERALEEICQGRGRLYDPEVAEACSRICPQVLTTLGLIGDAGPSKDRQR